From the genome of Vulpes lagopus strain Blue_001 chromosome 2, ASM1834538v1, whole genome shotgun sequence, one region includes:
- the SLC51B gene encoding organic solute transporter subunit beta produces MDHSEGVTQAPAGTVVPQELLEEMLWVFRVEDASPWNYSMLALVGVVGMISFILLGRSIRANRNQKIRGRNKPEKQTPEDQDLAEAETRDDNNLNILRQTLLSEKENLVQVEIKLKEKDVSLVFPELQESET; encoded by the exons ATGGACCACAGTGAGGGAGTCACCCAAGCCCCAGCTGGTACCGTGGTGCCTCAGGAACTGCTGGAAGAAATGCTTTGGGTTTTTCGGGTAGAAGATG CATCTCCTTGGAATTACTCCATGCTTGCCCTGGTGGGCGTAGTGGGCATGATCAGCTTCATTCTCCTGGGAAGGAGCATTCGGGCAAACAG aaATCAAAAGATCCGGGGgagaaacaaaccagaaaaacaaaCTCCAGAAGACCAAGACTTGGCTGAGGCTGAAACCAGAGATGACAATAACCTGAACATCCTAAGACAGACTTTGctctcagaaaaggaaaatttagtTCAggtggaaattaaattaaaagagaaagatgtgTCACTAGTTTTCCCAGAGCTACAAGAATCAGAGACCTAG